Proteins encoded together in one Sceloporus undulatus isolate JIND9_A2432 ecotype Alabama chromosome 4, SceUnd_v1.1, whole genome shotgun sequence window:
- the LAMTOR5 gene encoding ragulator complex protein LAMTOR5, which translates to MEGALEHHLEDTMKNPSIAGVLCTDSQGLNLGCRGTLSDEHAGVISVLAQQAAKLTNDPTDIPVVCLESDTGNIMIQKHDGITVAVHKMAS; encoded by the exons ATGGAGGGAGCCCTGGAGCATCACTTAGAAGATAC gATGAAGAATCCCTCCATCGCAGGAGTCCTCTGCACCGACTCCCAGGGGCTCAATCTGGGCT GTCGTGGCACCCTCTCAGATGAACATGCAGGGGTGATATCTGTTCTAGCCCAGCAGGCAGCCAAATTAACAAATGATCCAACAGATATTCCTGTAGTGTGTCTTGAGTCAGACACTGG AAATATCATGATCCAGAAGCATGATGGCATCACAGTGGCAGTACACAAAATGGCTTCTTAA